From the genome of Amylibacter sp. IMCC11727:
CCGCAGCTGGTGCGCGATTGGCTGATCCTGGAGAGTTCACCCGCCGAGCGTTGGAAAATGAACGATTGGATTTAAGCCAAGTTGAAGGTTTGAGCGACTTAATCGAAGCGGAAACCGAGGCACAACGTAAACAGGCCTTTGCTCTAATGGATGGCGGTCTAACTGCGAAAGTAGATCGTTGGCGCAGTGATCTGATTCGTGCGGCGGCCTTGATCGAAGCGACCATTGATTTTGCGGATGAAGACGTTCCTGTGGATGTAACGCCAGAGGTTTCAGCTTTGATTGCGGGTGTATCCAATGATTTGGCCGCAGAAATTAAGGGTAGTTTCGTTGCTGAACGCGTGCGCGAAGGGTTTGAGGTTGCCATCATTGGCCCGCCGAATATCGGGAAATCCACATTGCTGAACGCGTTGGCGGGGCGGCAGGCTGCGATTACATCTGAAATTGCTGGAACAACGCGTGACGTAATCGAGGTGCGTATGGACCTAGAGGGGATTCCAGTGACGGTTCTGGATACAGCTGGCCTGCGAATAACAGATGATACAATTGAAGCATTGGGTGTAGAGCTGGCACGCAAACGGGCTGAGGGTGCTGATCTCCGTATTTTTCTAACGCTTGATGGGAAAACGGACGGGTTTGGTGTGGAAATCCAGAAGGATGATCTGGTGTTGTTGGGTAAAGCGGACGACGGTGGTGGTGTTTCTGGTAAGACGGGTGCCGGGCTCGATGAAATGATTGCGCATATTACTCGCGTTTTTGGAGATCGCGTAGCATTGACGCAGAGCGCGGTGCGCCAGCGGCATCGTCTAGCCATGGACGCTGCAATTGGCTATATCACCGCGGCAGAAGATTTGATGGCCATGGATGGCGACAGTGAGTTGGTGGCCATGGAGTTGAATACCGCGCTCCATGCGATGAATTCCATTATTGGCCGCGTTGGTGTAGAAGACCTGTTAGATGAGATTTTCGCGAGCTTTTGTTTAGGAAAGTAAGCGAACAGCGAGGATTGTTTCACGTGAAACATACGGATTTTGATGTTGTCGTCATTGGGGGTGGTCATGCTGGCGCGGAGGCCGCGCAAGCCGCATGGCGTATGGGCGCAAGAACAGCGCTTGTCACGCACAGCTTTGATAAGATCGGCGAAATGTCGTGTAACCCAGCGATTGGTGGATTGGGTAAAGGGCATTTGGTTCGCGAGATTGATGCCTTAGACGGCGTCATGGGGCGTGTTGCAGACCAAGCTGGTATTCAGTTTCGCTTGTTGAATCGCCGTAAAGGCCCAGCGGTTCAGGGCCCGCGCACTCAGGCGGATCGCGCGTTGTATCGATCAGCGATGCAAATAGAGTTCTGCAATCGTGATGGTTTAGATGTGATCGAATCAGAGGTCACCGATTTTGTTATGGCAGGAGATGCCGTTCAAGGCGTGGTTTTGTCCGATGGGTCCACCATTAACGCGGCTGCTGTGATCCTGACCACGGGGACATTTTTGCGTGGCGTTATCCACATTGGTGACGTTGCAAAGCCAGGTGGGCGCATGGGCGACAAACCGTCGGTGGCTTTGGCTGATCGGATTGATAGTTTTAACCTGCCTCTTGGTCGTTTGAAGACGGGCACACCACCGCGTTTGGATGGGCGAACAATCAATTGGGACGGTTTGGAAATGCAATCCGCAGATGAAGAACCGAGTTTGTTTTCTTTTCTGTCGAAAAAAGCAGGCGCACGGCAAATTGCTTGTGGGATTACCCATACGAATGCGCGAACGCATGAGATTATTGAGAAAAATCTCGAAAAATCAGCGATGTATGGGGGACATATTGACGGAGTAGGCCCGCGGTATTGTCCATCAATTGAAGATAAGGTGGTCCGCTTTGGGGAAAAGGAATCCCATCAGGTGTTTTTGGAGCCTGAAGGTTTGGATGACCCAACCATTTATCCAAATGGCATTTCCACGTCTTTGCCAGTGGATGTACAAGAGGACTATGTGACATCGATTGTTGGGCTGGAGAATGTAAAAATTTTGCAACCTGGCTACGCAATTGAATATGACTATGTGGATCCCCGCGCACTCGACAGCACTTTGCAAGTGCGTGATGTGCCTGGTTTGTTTTTGGCGGGTCAGATCAACGGAACGACAGGATACGAAGAGGCCGCTGCCCAAGGTTTGGTGGCTGGGTTGAACGCTGCACGATTGGCCGCTGATGGCGCTCCTGTTTCGTTTAGCCGATCTGAAAGCTATATCGGCGTGATGATTGACGATCTTACAACGCGTGGAGTGACGGAACCGTACCGTATGTTTACATCACGGGCAGAATATCGACTTTCTTTGCGTGCTGACAACGCAGACCAGCGTTTGACACCCCGTGGAATTGAAATTGGCTGCGTTTCCGAAAATCGTTCTTCCATTTTTGATCGTAAAATGAATGCGTTAAACGAGGCACAGGCCATATTGGCGGCACATAATGCTACGCCAAATCAGGCGGCAAAGGCGGGGATAAAGATCAACCAAGATGGTACGCGCCGCAATGGTTTGGAGTTCTTGGCTTTTAAAGATGTTACGTTGGGCACGCTTAAAACACTGTGGCCTGATCTGCCAGATTTTGAGCCGCATATTGGCCAGCAAGTGCAAAATGATGCGATGTATGCGAATTACATCCAGCGCCAAAATGCAGATGTGAAAGCACTGCAGCGGGATGAAAACCTAAAGATTCCCCGTGAATTCGAGTTTTCAGGATTGCCTGGTCTGTCGAATGAGCTTCAGAAGAAGCTGATTGCGACACGGCCAGAAACTTTGGGGCAGGCATCGCGGATTGATGGGATGACGCCAGCTGCGCTAACGTTGTTGCTTGGGCGGATTAAGCAATTTAATGCTGCGAAATCAGCATAATGAACGATTTTACTGACCTTCGATCTGCGGCTGCGTACTTTAATGTTTCACGTGAAACATCTGAAAAGCTGGAAATTTATGAGAACCTGTTGGTTAAATGGAATAAGTCCATCAATTTGGTTAGCAAGTCGACGCTTAATTCCGCTGCAACACGACATTTCGCGGATAGCATGCAATTGTGGGCGTTGCGCAAAGACTTTGACGTTTGGGTTGATATTGGATCAGGAGCGGGATTTCCCGGCATGGTTCTTGCAATCATGGCGGAAGGACAAGGCGCGTTCCATTTGGTGGAGAGTGACGCACGTAAATGTGCATTCTTGCGCAATGTTTCACGTGAAACAAATACTCCTGTAACGGTTCACACAACGCGGATTGAAGAGTTCGAAGGCGCAAAGGCGGATATCGTTTCAGCGCGGGCGTTGGCCTCGGTAGATGCGTTGTTTTCCTATACTGAAAAATTTCTGCAGCCAGATGCAATTAGCCTTTATTTAAAGGGGCAAACTTGCGAGACTGAATTGGAAGAGGCGAGTCGGTCTTGGACATATGAAGCGGAGCAATTCGCCAGCAAGACCGACGAAAATGGAACAGTATTGCGGATCAAGGATATTGCGCGTGTCGGATGAATTCGGTGATTTGAAGCCGGCCAAGGTGCTGTCGGTGGCCAACCAAAAAGGTGGTGTGGGCAAAACCACAACGGCAATAAATCTAGGGACAGCGTTGGCTGCGGTAGGTAAGCGGGTTTTATTGATGGATTTGGACCCACAGGGGAACGCATCCACAGGTTTGGGTGTTGATCCATCCCAGCGCAAAGTGACCATGTATGATGTTTTGGTCGATCAGGTGGATTTGAAAGAGTCCGTTATTCGGACCTCTGTGCCAAATTTGTTCTTGGCACCTTCATCTGTGGACTTGAGTTCAGCTGATGTGGAGTTGGTAGACGATCAGCGCCGTATTTTACGATTGCGTGGCGCGTTGGATGATTTGAAGACGTATGAAGACGAATTTGATTATGTTTTAATAGATTGCCCACCTTCGCTAAACCTTTTGACGTTGAATGCCTTGGCTTCAAGCCAATCTGTTATTGTACCGTTGCAGGCCGAGTTTTTTGCGCTTGAGGGGCTGTCGCAACTGATGCTGACAATCCGTGAGGTGCGACAAAGCCTGAATCCTGTTTTAAAGATTGAGGGCATTGTTTTGACCATGTTTGATGGGCGAAATCGCCTGTCGCAGCAAGTGGAGCAAGATGTGCGCGATAATTTGGCGGATTTGGTCTATAAAACGATTGTGCCGCGCAATGTTCGCCTGTCCGAAGCGCCGTCATTCGGGATGCCAGCCATTTTGTACGATCATAAAAGTCGCGGTAGTATTGCGTACCAAAAGCTGGCAGCTGAGTTTTTACGCCGCGAGAACCGTAAGGTTGCGAAAGCAGAGTAAAAGATTGGGAAGGTTGTAAAAATGGCTAAGAAAAAGACAGAAAAACGGGGTTTGGGTCGTGGTTTGTCTGCTTTGATGGCGGATATTAATGAGCCAGAAGTCCAATCAGATGTGCCGACGCAATCGCGCAGTAGTGAGCGTTTGGTTCCAATCACGCGCGTTCATGCGAATCCTGATCAGCCACGTCGGACCTTTGACCATACGGAGCTCCGTGATCTTGCGAAGTCTATTCTGACAAAGGGTATTATCCAGCCCCTGATCGTGCGTCCTGACCCAAATAAAGATGGTGAATTCCAAATTGTTGCAGGGGAACGCCGCTGGCGTGCGGCGCAAACGGCAAAGCTGGATCAGGTTCCTGTTGTTGTGCGGGATTTGAATGATCTTGAAGTGCTTGAAATTGGTATCATCGAAAACATTCAGCGCGCAGACCTGAACCCCGTGGATGAAGCGAATGGATACCATCAATTGATGGAAAAGTTCGGCCATACGCAGGAAAAACTGTCAGAAGCGTTAGGTAAAAGCCGAAGCTATTTGGCAAACTCAATGCGTTTGTTGAATTTGCCAAGTGCGGTTCAGGATATGTTGGTGGATGGCCGTTTGACCGCCGGCCATGCACGTGCACTTGTTCCTGCGGATAATGCGCTAACTCTAGCAAAACAGGTTGTGGAAAAGGGATTGTCGGTGCGGCAAACCGAAGCTTTGGTGAAGCGCGGAGATGCCCCTGCAAAGAAATCTGGGCCAAAAACAGAGAAAGACAGCGATACGGTATCTTTGGAAACAGATTTGGCGGCAAATCTGGGTATGAAGGTAAATATCACCCATAAATCGGGCACAGAAAGCGGAACACTTTCAATCAGTTACAAGTCATTTGATGATTTGGATGCTTTATGTCAGCTGCTGTCCGCTACGAATGCGGCCGGGTCCAGATAAACAGCATCACACAGCTGAGAACGATCACTTGCGCAATCAGTGCTTGGTAGGGAACGGCCAAAATCACGGAGATTAAAAAGGCAGCTGCGATTGCGACTGTAGCGGCTATTTTCGCGGGTTTGCGGATCGCGCCGCGTTCGTTCCAGTCTGCAATGGGTGGCCCGAGTTTTGGGTGCGTGGTTAACCACAAGTGCATGCGTTCTGAAGATCGCGCAAAACAAAAAGCCGCAAGTAAGAGCAAAGGAACCGTTGGAAGCAGTGGCAGAGGAATGCCAAGGATGCCAAGACCGAGGCTTAGTAATCCCGCAATGAACCAAAACACCCGCATTTATCAGCTTTCAATTGCCAAGAGCTCGCCCAAGATCGCGTTGAGAACAACCTTACCCTTAGTTGTCGTGCAAAGGTGCTGATTGTCCAGTGTTAGAAAACCATCTTCGATCATTTGAGCCATGCGTTGCGTGTTTACTCTGTCTTTGGATAAAGCATTCACGCGGGAAAGATCGCTGCCTTCGGTCAAACGCAGGGACATCATAAGGTATTCTGCGGCTTGGTCGGCTGCGCTGATAGTTTCGGCGTCGCGGGTCGCGGTTCCGCTGGACTGAATGACTTCTAACCAAGTTTCGGGCATCAACGGCGTGTCTGTTGCGATGCGGTTTCCAGAGAAAGTCAATCGTCCATGGGCGCCAGGACCAATTCCTGCATAGTCGCCATATTGCCAATAGATTTTGTTGTGACGGCATTCTGCGCCTGGTCGCGCATGATTTGAAATCTCATAGGAAGGCAAACCTTTGGCGGCACATAAATCTTGGGTCATATCGTACATGTCAGCAGCAAGATCATCAGGCGGTAAACCACGGAGCCGCTTGCGGGCGTGTAGATCGCCGAATCTTGTGCCAGATTCGATCGTAAGCTGATATAGAGACAAATGATCGACAGCCATATCGAGGGCCGCGTTCAGCTCCGTTCGCCAATTCGCAAGGGTTTGATTTTGGCGTGCATAAATCAGATCAAAACTGACGTTATCGAAGTTTTGTTTTGCAATATCAAAGGCTTGTGATGCTTCTTGTGCGGTATGCATACGACCGAGGGCTTTAAGATCGGTGTCATTCAGTGCTTGGACGCCCATTGAAATACGATTAACCCCTGCATCTGCAAATCCTTTGAATCTGGATGCTTCTACCGAGGTTGGATTGGCCTCTAGGGAGATTTCTGTTGTGTTTGAAAGAGTCCAATTTTCACGAATTGCGGACAAAACAGTGTCTACTGTATCAGGTTCCATCAGGCTGGGCGTGCCGCCACCAAAGAATATGGTATCGATGACACGGTTGCCTGTACGCGCGGCGATGGATTGAATTTCAGCGACATAGGCGTTGGCCCATGACTTTTGATCAACGGTTTTGCGGACGTGAGAATTGAAATCGCAGTAGGGGCACTTTGCGGCACAGAAAGGCCAGTGGACGTACACGCCAAAACCAGCATTTCGCCAGTCTTCACCCATCGAGGCAGGCTTTTAGCTTTGCAAATGCGTCAGCGCGGTGGGACATGGCGTGCTTCTTTGCGGGGTCCATTTGACCGAATGTTTCGGTTTCCCCGTCTGGAACGAACATCGGATCAAAGCCAAATCCCAGATCGCCCCGCATCGGCCAAGTAACGCGGCCTTCGACTTTGCCTTCAAAAATTTCGTCGTGTCCGTCGGGCCATGCTAGACAAAGCGTGGCGCAAAATCGTGCGGTGCGCGGTTCAGGTGCGTTGCGTTCTTCGAGTAGGGTCCAAACTTTGGTCATGGCCATTGGAAAGTCGCGGCCGTTTGGTGTTTCGGCCCAATCTGCAGTGTAAACACCTGGATCGCCATCAAGTCCGTCCACTTGGATGCCGCTGTCATCAGAAAGTGCAGGCAGACCAGAGGATTTGGCAGCAAAATGCGCCTTGATCCGCGCGTTGCCAGCAAAGGTGCTTTCTGTTTCTTCAGGCTCTTCCAAACCCAAATCGCCTGCTGAGACCACTTCAATCCCGTATGGGACCAAAAGTTCTGCAATTTCGCGCAGTTTGCCTTTGTTGTGGCTAGCGAGAACGATTTTGGATTCAGTGAGTTTTCGCATTGGTCAAGCCGTGGCTGCTTTTTGTGCGGTGACCAATTCGGCCACGCCTTTTTCAGCGAGGTCCATGAGTTGGTTAAATTCGTCGCGAGAGAACGTTGCGCCCTCGGCGGAACCTTGGATTTCGATCAGGCCTTTGTTGCCCGTCATTACAAAGTTCGCATCTGTGCCTGCTTCGCTGTCTTCTGCATAGTCGAGGTCGAGAACGGGTTGGCCGGCGTAGATACCGCAAGATATGGCTGCCACATGATCTGTCAGCGGATCTTCTTTGATGTCGCCTGCTTTGAGCAATTTGTTTACCGCCAAGCGAAGCGCGACCCAGCCACCTGTGATTGATGCACAGCGAGTGCCGCCATCAGCTTGGATGACATCACAATCGACCGTGATTTGACGTTCACCCAAGGCAACGCGATCCACGCCAGCGCGCAAAGATCGGCCAATGAGGCGTTGAATTTCTTGTGTACGGCCCGATTGTTTGCCTGCGGTAGCTTCGCGGCGGTTTCGAGTGGTGGTTGCACGTGGCAGCATACCGTATTCAGCTGTGACCCAGCCAAGACCGGAACCTTTGATCCACGGTGGAACACGTCCTTCAAGGGATGCAGTACACAAAACATGTGTGTCGCCCATTTTGATCAGGCAAGAGCCTTCGGCGTGTTTGGTTACGTTGGTTTCGATAGTAACGTCGCGCAGTGTGTCGGTTGTTCTGCCTGATGGGCGCATGATATTTATCCTTTTGTGTTTGCATGGGGGTGTATCTGTTTCACAAGGGTCACGCAAACCCAGATTGACGATGGGGCCAAGAGTTCCTAATAATTTGACGTCTTATTGGAATGGACAAACCCGTGACAGAGAATGGATCAACCAGCATTGATGCGCTAAACGCACGCAGCCGCGAAGTGTTTCGCCTGCTTGTAGAATCCTATCTGGATACGGGCGATCCTGTTGGGTCGCGCACCCTGACACGCACGATGAACGAGAGCGTTTCGGCAGCGACTATTCGCAATGTGATGCAGGATTTGGAACATCTTGGGTTACTAGATAGTCCACATGTGTCGGCTGGGCGGATTCCTACGCAGTTTGGATTGCGGATGTTTGTGGATGGATTGTTGGAAGTTGGTGATCTGTCAACGGATGAGCGGCGCACGATTGATGCGTCGATACAGAGCAATTCTGAAGATATCACAGGCGCATTGGATCGGGCGGGGTCGTTGCTGTCTGGGTTAACGCAAAGTGCCAGTGTTGTGTTGGCGCCAAAGACAGAAGCACCGATTAAACACATTGAGTTTGTGTCCCTTTCGCCGGACAAAGCTTTGGTTGTTTTGGTGATGGCCGATGGGCAGGTGGAAAACCGAATCTTTACGCCACCGTTGGGCCAAACACCGTCGGCGATGCGCGAAGCAGCCAATTTTTTGAATGCGGTTTTGGCGGGGCATACCGTTAGCGATCTGAAGTCGGTTGTAGAGACAGAAATTGGACTGCGACGTCAGGAGTTGGACTCCCTAGCGGCCAAGCTGATCGAGGCTGGTGTTGCGGTTTGGGCGAATGAGGGCGTAGGCGGATCGGAACGATTGATTGTTCGCGGTCGGTCCAATCTGATTGATGAAACGGTGACGGAAGCGGACCTCGAACGGGTAAAAACATTGTTCGATGATCTGGAACGTAAGCAGGATATTGCACAATTCCTTGACCTGACTGAACAGGGCGATGGTGTGCGTATTTTTATCGGCTCAGAAAACAAACTTTTTTCACTTTCGGGGTCGAGTCTTGTGGTTTCGCCCTATATGAACGCTGATCGAAAGGTCATTGGTGCGGTCGGTGTGATCGGACCAACACGACTAAACTATGGCAGAATTGTACCTATCGTAGACTACACAGCGCAGCTTGTGAGTCGTATGATGTCGAACAGAAAATAAGTGACGAAGAACATGGGTAAAAAAGACGAAGATTTGGATGTGAGCTTGGATCGCTTCTTGGACGAAGAAGAATTTCCGCTGGATGATATCGACGAAGAGGAAGTCGAAGATATTGATCTGACGGAAGAGCCTGAAGAGGTTGATCCGATTGAAGCGTTGCAAAACGAAGTGTCCGATCTGAAAGATCGTTTGATGCGGTCTTTGGCGGAACAAGAAAACCTGCGCAAACGGGCGGAGCGAGATCGTCGTGATGCGGAAACCTATGGCGGGCAAAAGTTGGCGCGGGATTTGTTGTCTGTCAGTGACAATATGAAACGTGCGTTGGAAACCGTCAAAGATGAACAGCGTGAAGCGAACAAAGGTTTGATCGAAGGGATCGAGCTGACGCAGCGCGAATTGCTGAGCGCCTTTGCCAAACACAAAATTGTGCCTGTGGCCCCAGAAGTTGGCGAGAAGTTTGATCCAAACATGCACCAAGCCATGTTTGAAGCACCGTTTCCAGATGTGAAGGCAGGCCATATTTTGCAAGTTATGTCCGAAGGATACATGATTGGGGATCGCCTTTTGCGCCCAGCACAAGTCGGCGTGTCCTCTGGTGACGGGAGCTGAATTTATGAAACAAGGTGTGCGATCAATGCCAATTTTGCCAGCCAACGATCTGGCGGCATCGGTTGCGTTTTACACGGACAAGCTGGGGTTTGATCTGGCGGGCCAGTGGCAAAACGATGATGGCACACCTACTTTCGCGATTGCTCAGCTAGGCGATGTGACGCTTGGTCTGTCTGCATCAGATCGGTCTGGATCAGGTGATGATTGGGCGGCCTATGTCTATATCGAAGACATTGATGCGTTTACAGATCAGGTTTTAGGGCGCGGTGTAAAACTGGATCGTGGACCAGAAGACAGTTTCTATCACTGCCGTGAGGTTGAGGTGGTAGATCCAAACGGCAATCGGTTGTGCTTCGCGCAAGATTTGAAGCCAGGGGCAGATGGCCCGGGTTTATGATCCGAGTTTTTCTTTAAGCCGATACACCAGCGCAAGCGCGTCTTTGGGCGAAAGTTCGTCGGGAAGAACGTCGGATAGCAATTCCTCGACTTCGGATGTTTTTGCGGGTTGGGCCACGGGTGCAGGCGTGGCGGCGAACAGCGGCAAATCTTCGAATAAGGTGGCGGCTTTGTTGCCGCCTTCACGGTCGCCTTTTTCCAGTGCGTCCAATACCACGCGGGCGCGTTCAACAACAGATGCGGGCAACCCTGCAAGTTGTGCGACCTGAACACCGTAAGAACGGTCAGCTGCGCCTTGTTTGACTTCATGCAGGAAAATGATCTCGCCTTCCCATTCACGCACAGCGATTGTGGCGTTCATCAGGTTTTCCAACTTTGAAGACAGTTGTGTAAGCTCATGATAATGCGTGGCAAATAAGGCGCGACATTTGTTGGCTTCGTGCAGATGTTCAAGCGTTGCCCATGCAATAGATAGGCCATCATAGGTTGCCGTCCCACGTCCAATTTCATCCAAAATGACCAGCGCGTTTTGATCGGCTTGGTTCAAAATCGCGGCGGTTTCGACCATTTCCACCATGAAAGTGGACCGCCCGCGTGCCAGATCATCAGATGCACCAACACGGGAAAAGAGTTGTGATACCAGGCCAATGTGGGCCTCGTTCGCGGGAACAAAGGATCCCATCTGTGCAAGGATTGCGATCAGAGCGTTTTGGCGCAAAAATGTGGACTTACCGGCCATGTTCGGACCAGTGAGCAACCAGAGGCGTTTAGCTTCGGTTTCATCTGACAAATCACAATCGTTTGCAACGAAACTGCCGTTCGCCTGTTTGCGCAATACTGCATCAACCACGGGGTGACGCCCGCCTGTGATCTTAAAGCTGCGATCATCGCTGACTTTGGGGCGGGTCCAATTTTCGGTGAGCGAAAGTTCGGCGAGCGCAGACTGCAAATCCAGCTCGGCCAATGCTTTTGCTGCCTGTCCAATTTCCACTCCGAAAGACAGGATTTCTGCACAGAGTTCTTTGAACACTTCTTGCTCAATTTCAAGCGCACGGCCCCCCGCATTGAGGATTTTTGTTTCCAGTTCCGACAGTTCCAATGTGGTAAATCGAACTGCGTTTGCGGTGGTTTGACGGTGGATAAACGTGTCCGACAAAGGGGCTGACAACATCTTATCCGCATGGGTTGCTGGGGTTTCAATGAAATAGCCCAACACATTGTTATGTTTGATTTTTAATGCAGAAACGCTAGCCAAATCTGCATAGTCTTTTTGCATGGATAGTACGACTTTGCGCCCTTCGTCGCGTAGGGTGCGCGCTTCGTCCAGATCGGTGCGGTATCCACTTGCGGTAAACCCGCCGTCACGGGCCAGTAAAGGAGGCTCTTGGATCAGCCGAGTTTGCAGGAATGCCACTAGGCCGTCATGATTTTTCAAGTGTTCCACGGCATTTTGCAGCAGGTCTGGCATCTGTGCATTGGTGAAAATACCCAAAATGCCTTGGGCTGCGATCAAACCGTCACGAATGGCAGCGATATCGCGGGGACCTGAGCGATCCAGCGAAATACGGGTTAGGGCGCGATCCATATCAGGGGCGCTACGCAGGACCGTGCGAAGGTCATTTTTGATTTGTTGGTTTTCGGTAAAGAAACTGACAGCGTCTAAACGGTTCTGGACGGTTTCCAAATGGCGCGACGGATTGTTTAGCCGCGTTTCCAGCAAGCGCGCACCAGACCCCGTGATGGTTTTATCAATTACAGTCAAGAGCGCACCGGTCCGATCCCCGCTGATAGTACGGGTTAGTTCCAGATTGCGGCGCGTGGCGGAATCAATCCGCATGGATGTATCGGTTGCTTCGGCCACTGGGGGTTTTACCAGTGGGAGTTTGCCCTTTTGCGTGATGTGCAGGTAATCGACAATTGCACCCATAGCGGCGAGTTCATGGCGTTCAAACGTGCCAAACGCGTCGAGAGACTTTACGCTAAACAATCCAGTTAAGCGATCAATGGCGGCAGTGCTGTCAAAACTGGCGCGGGCCAGTTCCGTGACAGAAGCGCCAGATTCTTCGACCGTTTCACGCAGCCAGTTTTCGGGGTTGTCACCAACCAAAACCTCGCGCGGGGCAAGGCGGGCCAGCAAGGGCGATACGCCCACATTTGGGCAGGATTGAACATGGAAATCCCCCGTTGATACATCAACCCATGCCATTGCAGATTTATCGCGGACATTGGCAAAGGCGCACAGATAGTTGTGTTGGCGCGCATCAAGCAAGCTATCCTCGGTCAATGTGCCAGGAGTAACGAGCCGCACAACACCGCGTTTCACAACGGATTTACTACCGCGCTTTTTCGCCTCGGCTGGCGATTCGAGCTGTTCGCAAACACCAACACGAAACCCTTTGCGGATAAGGGTCAGTAGATAGGTTTCGGCTGCGTGGTGCGGTACGCCGCACATGGGAATGTCTTGGCCCAGATGTTTGCCGCGCTTTGTAAGGGCAATGTCCAATGCTTCGGCTGCTAAAACCGCATCGTCAAAAAACAACTCGTAAAAGTCGCCCATACGATAGAACAACAGCGCATTCGGGTAGTCTTCCTTGATCTCAAGGAATTGCGCCATCATTGGCGTTACTGCACCCGATTCCGTTGCCACGGCCATACTCCACCAAACGTGTTTTGCAGACGATATCGAAGCGTTTGACCAAGGAAAAGCGTAATCGTTTGGCGCTGTTGTGCGATTGTTGTGAACGCGGTATGACTGGCCGCTGACACAGGGACAATAGACACAAGACCATGACCAAAAACAACAAAGTGACCGATGAAGAGGCGCTCGCCTATCACCTTGAACCGACACCCGGAAAGTTGGAGGTCGTTCCAACAACTGCGATGACCACGCAACGGGATTTGTCGCTGGCCTATTCCCCAGGTGTGGCCGTTCCATGTGAGGCAATCGCTGCGAACCCTGAAACGGCTTATGATTATACGTCAAAAGGCAACATGGTTGCGGTGATTTCTAACGGGACGGCTGTTCTGGGACTTGGGAACCTTGGGGCTTTGGCGTCTAAACCCGTGATGGAAGGGAAATCAGTCCTGTTCAAACGGTTTGCCGATGTGAACTCCATTGATTTGGAGCTGGATACCGAAGACGCAGATGAATTCATCAATGCGGTTAAGCTGATGGGGCCGTCTTTTGGCGGGATTAACCTTGAAGATATTAAAGCGCCTGAATGTTTTATCATTGAGCAACAGCTGAAAGAGTTGATGGATATTCCAGTCTTCCACGA
Proteins encoded in this window:
- the rph gene encoding ribonuclease PH — encoded protein: MRPSGRTTDTLRDVTIETNVTKHAEGSCLIKMGDTHVLCTASLEGRVPPWIKGSGLGWVTAEYGMLPRATTTRNRREATAGKQSGRTQEIQRLIGRSLRAGVDRVALGERQITVDCDVIQADGGTRCASITGGWVALRLAVNKLLKAGDIKEDPLTDHVAAISCGIYAGQPVLDLDYAEDSEAGTDANFVMTGNKGLIEIQGSAEGATFSRDEFNQLMDLAEKGVAELVTAQKAATA
- the hrcA gene encoding heat-inducible transcriptional repressor HrcA, whose protein sequence is MTENGSTSIDALNARSREVFRLLVESYLDTGDPVGSRTLTRTMNESVSAATIRNVMQDLEHLGLLDSPHVSAGRIPTQFGLRMFVDGLLEVGDLSTDERRTIDASIQSNSEDITGALDRAGSLLSGLTQSASVVLAPKTEAPIKHIEFVSLSPDKALVVLVMADGQVENRIFTPPLGQTPSAMREAANFLNAVLAGHTVSDLKSVVETEIGLRRQELDSLAAKLIEAGVAVWANEGVGGSERLIVRGRSNLIDETVTEADLERVKTLFDDLERKQDIAQFLDLTEQGDGVRIFIGSENKLFSLSGSSLVVSPYMNADRKVIGAVGVIGPTRLNYGRIVPIVDYTAQLVSRMMSNRK
- the hemW gene encoding radical SAM family heme chaperone HemW, whose product is MGEDWRNAGFGVYVHWPFCAAKCPYCDFNSHVRKTVDQKSWANAYVAEIQSIAARTGNRVIDTIFFGGGTPSLMEPDTVDTVLSAIRENWTLSNTTEISLEANPTSVEASRFKGFADAGVNRISMGVQALNDTDLKALGRMHTAQEASQAFDIAKQNFDNVSFDLIYARQNQTLANWRTELNAALDMAVDHLSLYQLTIESGTRFGDLHARKRLRGLPPDDLAADMYDMTQDLCAAKGLPSYEISNHARPGAECRHNKIYWQYGDYAGIGPGAHGRLTFSGNRIATDTPLMPETWLEVIQSSGTATRDAETISAADQAAEYLMMSLRLTEGSDLSRVNALSKDRVNTQRMAQMIEDGFLTLDNQHLCTTTKGKVVLNAILGELLAIES
- the grpE gene encoding nucleotide exchange factor GrpE, producing the protein MGKKDEDLDVSLDRFLDEEEFPLDDIDEEEVEDIDLTEEPEEVDPIEALQNEVSDLKDRLMRSLAEQENLRKRAERDRRDAETYGGQKLARDLLSVSDNMKRALETVKDEQREANKGLIEGIELTQRELLSAFAKHKIVPVAPEVGEKFDPNMHQAMFEAPFPDVKAGHILQVMSEGYMIGDRLLRPAQVGVSSGDGS
- a CDS encoding VOC family protein, whose product is MPILPANDLAASVAFYTDKLGFDLAGQWQNDDGTPTFAIAQLGDVTLGLSASDRSGSGDDWAAYVYIEDIDAFTDQVLGRGVKLDRGPEDSFYHCREVEVVDPNGNRLCFAQDLKPGADGPGL
- the rdgB gene encoding RdgB/HAM1 family non-canonical purine NTP pyrophosphatase, giving the protein MRKLTESKIVLASHNKGKLREIAELLVPYGIEVVSAGDLGLEEPEETESTFAGNARIKAHFAAKSSGLPALSDDSGIQVDGLDGDPGVYTADWAETPNGRDFPMAMTKVWTLLEERNAPEPRTARFCATLCLAWPDGHDEIFEGKVEGRVTWPMRGDLGFGFDPMFVPDGETETFGQMDPAKKHAMSHRADAFAKLKACLDG